A stretch of Monomorium pharaonis isolate MP-MQ-018 chromosome 7, ASM1337386v2, whole genome shotgun sequence DNA encodes these proteins:
- the LOC105839413 gene encoding FGGY carbohydrate kinase domain-containing protein, whose amino-acid sequence MQLGIHPGTTDMDFYVGVDVGTGSVRAALVSSSGKIKKVATCPLEIFHPAPNFYEQSSDNIWSAVCHVVKSVVADISAENVKGIGFDATCSLVAVDEAGSPVTVSPTGQEKQNVILWMDHRAQEEADIINSIGHDILQYVGGKVSLEMQTPKMLWLKKNLPASWNSAALLFDLPDFLTWKATESESRSLCSLVCKWNYSANPVGKNGWDEDFFEQLNLRDLKKDNWKKIGNDVRVPGDAIEAGLSMKAAAELGLLKGTPVGTSLIDAHAGGLGMIGCYASDVSSNFSNRLALICGTSTCHMIVNENKIFVNGVWGPYYSAMVPGFWLNEGGQSTTGKLLDHIIGTHPATPGILKTLGGNKHIQQYLSELLHVMAEQKNLQNVSYLTRDIHVWPDFHGNRSPLADPTLKGMISGLSLSVDEENLALLYLATVQALTYGTKHIIEVLSVAGHNIESILVCGGLSQNPLFIQIQADVLALPILCPVERESVLVGAAILGACATKKYSMHETVQRMAGSANVVKPTSECYKYHLRKYRVFKKMVQDQQEYRKLMSEEL is encoded by the exons ATGCAATTGGGGATCCATCCAGGCACGACAGACATGGACTTCTACGTAGGCGTGGATGTGGGAACGGGAAGCGTCCGGGCGGCTCTGGTCTCCTcgagcggaaaaataaaaaaagtggcTACGTGTCCGCTCGAGATATTTCACCCTGCGCCGAACTTCTATGAGCAGTCTTCCGATAACATTTGGAGCGCCGTGTGCCACGTtgtcaaa TCGGTTGTTGCTGACATCTCTGCGGAGAATGTTAAAGGAATTGGATTCGACGCTACTTGCTCATTGGTGGCAGTGGACGAAGCAGGTTCACCGGTAACAGTTAGTCCTACAG GGCAGGAGAAGCAAAATGTCATACTGTGGATGGATCATAGAGCACAGGAGGAAGCTGACATTATCAATTCTATAGGTCACGATATACTGCAATATGTAGGTGGTAAGGTTTCCCTCGAGATGCAAACGCCGAAAATGTTGTGGCTCAAGAAGAATTTGCCTGCTTCCTGGAATTCTGCTGCACTGCTATTCGATCTACCAGACTTTTTAACATGGAAAGCCACCGAATCGGAATCGCG atctTTGTGTTCATTAGTGTGTAAGTGGAATTATAGCGCCAATCCCGTCGGTAAGAACGGATGGGACGAAGACTTCTTCGAGCAACTCAATTTGCGGGATctgaaaaaagataattggaaaaaaatag GTAACGATGTAAGGGTACCTGGTGACGCGATTGAGGCTGGACTATCGATGAAAGCCGCGGCAGAATTGGGATTATTGAAAGGTACACCGGTTGGGACCTCGTTGATTGACGCACACGCCGGTGGTCTGGGGATGATCGGATGTTACGCGTCGGATGTGTCGTCGAATTTCTCCAACCGATTGG cTTTGATTTGCGGTACTTCGACTTGTCACATGATAGTGAACGAGAACAAGATATTCGTAAATGGCGTTTGGGGTCCGTATTACAGCGCGATGGTGCCCGGTTTTTGGCTCAATGAGGGAGGTCAAAGTACCACCGGAAAATTGCTCGATCATATTATCGGTACACATCCTGCAACGCCGGGAATCCTGAAGACCTTAGGCGGCAACAA ACACATTCAGCAATATCTGTCCGAACTATTGCATGTTATGGCTGAGCAGAAAAATCTACAGAACGTGTCGTATCTGACGAGGGATATACATGTGTGGCCAGATTTCCATGGTAATCGTTCGCCCCTCGCCGATCCAACATTGAAAGGAATG ATATCCGGGTTATCCTTATCTGTGGACGAGGAGAATCTAGCGTTATTATACTTAGCAACAGTGCAAGCGCTAACg TACGGTACAAAACATATAATCGAAGTCTTGTCAGTGGCCGGTCATAACATAGAGAGTATATTGGTCTGTGGTGGACTTAGCCAGAATCCATTGTTTATTCAAATACAAGCCGACGTGTTGGCGTTACCGATACTCTGTCCTGTTGAACGAGAATCGGTTTTGGTGGGCGCTGCAATCCTCGGAGCATGTgccacaaaaaaatattccatgCATGAGACTGTTCAGAGAATGGCAGGGTCAGCAAACGTAGTGAAACCGACGAGTGAATGTTATAA ataTCACCTTCGAAAATATCGTGTATTCAAGAAAATGGTTCAAGATCAACAAGAATACAGGAAATTAATGAGCGAGGAATTGTAG
- the LOC105839409 gene encoding uncharacterized protein LOC105839409 has protein sequence MVRFKNRYIVFTIKPHNDEDEKQAAWKNTYVSDAIKQKVQQLYGDVGVASIRDGFDAKYCNMQTKIAIVRLRHGPHKFVLHAIPLINIMGKRRVKTKILYVGATLKHCFLFIRKHQEKKLEQLWSKLPTEAERKQMETLLMTLTPSMRDLK, from the exons ATGGTCCGCTTCAAGAACAG ATACATTGTTTTCACGATAAAGCCGCACAACGACGAGGATGAGAAGCAAGCGGCATGGAAGAATACGTACGTGTCTGATGCGATTAAACAAAAGGTGCAACAATTATACGGCGATGTGGGGGTTGCGTCAATAAGGGACGGCTTTGACG CCAAATATTGCAACATGCAAACCAAAATAGCGATAGTAAGGCTCAGGCATGGGCCTCACAAATTCGTATTGCATGCAATTccattaataaacattatggGCAAACGACGAGTCAAAACTAAGATCCTGTATGTGGGAGCAACTCTGAaacattgttttctttttattaga aaacACCAGGaaaagaagttggaacaattaTGGTCAAAATTGCCAACAGAAGCTGAGAGGAAACAGATGGAAACTCTTCTGATGACTTTGACGCCCTCTATGAGGGACCTCAAGTAA
- the LOC105839414 gene encoding uncharacterized protein LOC105839414: MTISCTNKKLDLKRKEPEIKSNSVMRHCKPCKHSSDKGNVDDGVKRFHGDGLVIRMHSNHHVLQITGDGCRIVLSKNSGSVHVIGDGCRLHVGHNVGDIVYTGDGGQVFLGPDSSKGKVKFVGDGGKVILDSSRETDTKEHKNRKIYVQKATYLCKEIIKKIPECEEDCRPSNQEDPDNVLNDTKEKSQGKYDGKRSNEETRKSSRHPTVTKIITKIQSDGQCVTKRFGDSSLIVNSRGRPTKSVPRTSSTSVESK, from the coding sequence ATGACGATCTCTTGCACTAACAAGAAGCTGGACTTGAAGAGGAAGGAACCGGAGATTAAGAGCAACAGTGTTATGAGACACTGTAAGCCCTGTAAGCATTCTTCCGACAAGGGTAATGTCGACGATGGTGTCAAGCGATTCCACGGCGACGGGCTCGTCATCAGGATGCACTCGAATCATCACGTACTGCAGATTACAGGCGACGGCTGTCGGATCGTTCTGTCGAAGAATTCTGGCAGCGTACACGTAATCGGTGACGGCTGCCGACTGCATGTGGGACACAACGTGGGCGACATCGTGTACACCGGCGACGGCGGACAGGTCTTTCTCGGACCGGACTCCTCTAAAGGAAAGGTGAAATTCGTGGGTGACGGTGGGAAGGTAATACTCGATTCCAGTCGCGAAACAGACACAAAGGAACACAAAAACAGGAAGATCTACGTACAAAAGGCCACGTATTTGTGTAAGGAAATTATAAAGAAGATACCGGAGTGTGAAGAAGACTGCAGGCCATCGAATCAAGAGGATCCGGACAATGTCTTGAACGATACGAAAGAGAAGAGCCAGGGGAAGTACGACGGGAAGCGCAGCAACGAGGAAACACGGAAATCCTCGCGGCATCCGACCGTTACGAAGATCATCACGAAGATCCAAAGCGATGGTCAATGCGTAACGAAACGCTTCGGTGATTCTTCGTTGATCGTCAATTCCCGTGGTCGTCCCACGAAAAGTGTGCCGAGAACTTCGAGCACGAGTGTCGAGTCCAAGTGA